One Cygnus atratus isolate AKBS03 ecotype Queensland, Australia unplaced genomic scaffold, CAtr_DNAZoo_HiC_assembly HiC_scaffold_157, whole genome shotgun sequence DNA window includes the following coding sequences:
- the LOC118258540 gene encoding feather beta keratin-like has translation MSCYDLCRPCGPTPLANSCNEPCVRQCQDSRVVIQPSPVVVTLPGPILSSFPQNTAVGSTTSAAVGSILSEEGVPISSGGFGLSGFGGRYSGRRCLPC, from the coding sequence ATGTCCTGCTACGATCTGTGCCGTCCCTGTGGCCCAACCCCGCTTGCCAACAGCTGCAACGAGCCCTGTGTCCGGCAGTGCCAGGACTCCCGTGTGGTGATCCAGCCCTCTCCCGTGGTGGtgaccctgcccggccccatcctcagctccttcccccagaacaCCGCTGTGGGATCCACCACCTCGGCTGCCGTTGGCAGCATCCTGAGTGAGGAGGGAGTGCCCATCTCCTCCGGGGGCTTTGGCCTCTCTGGCTTTGGTGGCCGCTACAGTGGCAGAAGGTGCCTGCCCTGCTAA